One stretch of Planococcus sp. PAMC 21323 DNA includes these proteins:
- a CDS encoding D-arabinono-1,4-lactone oxidase: MKVGKGKTWRNWAHTSESTPENIFYPSSIEEICKLVKEASKQQKTIKVVGAGHSFTSLVQTSEWLVSLDQFSGIETVNKEECYATVLGGTRLFQIGEALGKLGYAQENLGDVNVQSIAGAISTGTHGTGLAFGNISTQVLEIVLVTGTGEILTISEKNNPTYFKACLVSLGSLGIIVKVTIKIIPSPVYEYKSQKIAYPQLAQQLEQLIKSNRHFEFYLFPYSDVVQVKTMNTVEQKAQRMEFHHFKSLVLENYLFFIISETCRILPKSSRFLSRMSAKGVSTTTKRANSYQLFATPRLVRFREMEYCIPLENLKPALEKIRECIVTKKHKVHFPIECRTVKADDIWISPSYQRDSAYIAFHMYKGMPYKEYFHDMESIMQQFDGRPHWAKMHTRTTEDLLTLYPKLSDFLAVREELDPEKIFMNDYLNELFEGERISLPLG, encoded by the coding sequence ATGAAAGTGGGTAAAGGAAAGACTTGGAGAAATTGGGCACATACAAGTGAAAGTACTCCTGAGAATATATTTTACCCAAGCTCAATTGAAGAAATTTGCAAGCTTGTTAAAGAAGCTTCAAAACAACAGAAGACAATAAAAGTAGTAGGTGCAGGACATTCATTTACAAGCTTAGTCCAGACGAGTGAGTGGCTTGTTTCTCTTGATCAATTTAGCGGGATCGAAACCGTAAATAAAGAAGAGTGTTATGCTACAGTACTTGGTGGGACAAGGTTGTTTCAAATTGGTGAAGCGTTAGGGAAACTTGGGTATGCACAGGAAAATTTAGGGGATGTGAATGTACAAAGCATTGCAGGAGCTATTTCTACAGGTACCCATGGCACGGGGTTAGCATTTGGTAACATTTCAACTCAAGTGTTGGAGATTGTACTCGTAACTGGAACGGGTGAAATTCTAACAATCTCAGAAAAAAATAATCCTACATACTTTAAGGCATGTCTTGTTTCACTCGGAAGTCTTGGGATTATCGTAAAAGTTACTATAAAAATTATTCCTTCTCCAGTCTATGAATACAAAAGTCAAAAAATCGCATATCCCCAATTAGCACAGCAACTTGAACAACTCATAAAGTCAAACCGTCATTTTGAATTTTATTTATTCCCTTACTCAGATGTCGTACAAGTGAAGACTATGAATACTGTTGAACAAAAAGCGCAGAGAATGGAGTTTCATCATTTCAAAAGTCTAGTACTGGAAAACTATTTATTTTTTATCATCTCAGAAACATGTAGAATACTTCCAAAGAGTAGCCGCTTTTTAAGCAGGATGTCTGCAAAAGGTGTGAGCACCACGACTAAAAGGGCGAACAGTTATCAATTATTTGCGACGCCGAGATTAGTTCGATTTAGGGAGATGGAATACTGCATACCACTAGAAAATTTAAAACCTGCCTTGGAGAAAATACGAGAGTGTATTGTAACAAAAAAACATAAGGTTCATTTTCCTATCGAATGTAGGACAGTGAAGGCAGATGATATTTGGATTAGCCCTTCCTATCAGAGAGATTCTGCCTATATTGCTTTCCATATGTACAAAGGGATGCCTTATAAGGAATACTTTCATGATATGGAATCAATTATGCAACAATTTGACGGCAGACCCCATTGGGCGAAAATGCATACTCGAACTACAGAAGATCTGTTAACTCTTTATCCAAAGCTATCAGATTTCCTTGCGGTTAGAGAAGAACTTGATCCGGAGAAGATATTTATGAATGATTATTTAAATGAATTATTTGAAGGTGAAAGAATTAGTCTTCCGTTAGGCTAA
- a CDS encoding SRPBCC family protein has protein sequence MKVSTQIDINSTKEKVWQVITDIENSANVISGIINIEILHPAEGDFVGLKWRETRKMFGKEAQEIMWITDSKEVHYYQTRAESHGAVYISRLAITEKNNDVVTLEMSFEGQSITLMAKIMSGIFSIFMKKSMRKALEIDLQDIKNYCEAN, from the coding sequence ATGAAAGTTTCTACACAAATAGACATTAACAGTACCAAAGAAAAAGTATGGCAAGTCATTACAGATATTGAAAACTCAGCTAATGTGATTAGCGGAATTATTAACATTGAAATTCTACATCCAGCTGAAGGAGATTTTGTCGGTTTAAAATGGAGAGAAACTCGGAAAATGTTTGGTAAAGAAGCACAAGAAATCATGTGGATTACTGACAGTAAGGAGGTTCATTATTATCAAACGAGAGCCGAAAGTCATGGTGCCGTTTATATATCTCGTTTAGCTATTACTGAAAAAAATAATGACGTCGTTACTCTTGAAATGTCATTTGAAGGTCAGTCTATCACTTTAATGGCCAAAATTATGAGTGGCATTTTCAGTATTTTTATGAAGAAATCAATGAGAAAAGCACTTGAAATAGACCTTCAAGATATTAAGAATTATTGCGAAGCGAATTAA
- a CDS encoding Fur-regulated basic protein FbpA, translating to MNMEQVPESKFTDKREIIIQGLVDQNIFKINGRQLYETSLYELLKTYTETNQAG from the coding sequence ATGAACATGGAACAAGTACCCGAGTCAAAATTCACTGATAAACGTGAAATTATCATCCAAGGGTTGGTCGACCAAAATATTTTCAAGATTAATGGCAGACAATTATATGAAACTTCACTTTATGAATTATTGAAAACCTATACAGAAACAAACCAAGCCGGCTGA
- a CDS encoding TetR/AcrR family transcriptional regulator, whose product MNPKKQQILTAAYDLFINKGYNPTSIQDILDEAGVSKGTFYNYFSSKSECLMAIMESIGSEIRQQRLAVAVGVPTNDPDILAKQLYIRIKLNLEKNLFALYESIFYSQDPDLKAFSVKQYTLEMEWISSRIIDVFGEEAAPYALENAAFIHGYVQQLIHLWRLSSSEELPAEKLSAFVIRRLQASVALQIAAKDSFLKNVKLPAPTSADAVSIEELSPLLKTYTEKLKRYPGTQQLVYFLSTEIVADHPRKSLIESVLTTLANDKMIESELSVLVEQLWKHVVIMK is encoded by the coding sequence ATGAATCCAAAAAAACAACAAATTTTGACCGCTGCTTATGATCTTTTCATTAATAAAGGCTATAATCCTACCTCTATTCAAGACATACTTGATGAGGCTGGTGTCTCTAAAGGAACTTTCTATAATTATTTCAGTTCTAAATCAGAATGTTTGATGGCTATTATGGAATCGATTGGGAGTGAAATACGTCAACAACGTTTAGCAGTCGCCGTTGGAGTGCCGACGAATGATCCTGATATTTTAGCTAAGCAATTGTATATACGTATTAAACTCAATCTCGAAAAAAATCTTTTTGCTCTTTATGAAAGCATTTTCTATTCACAAGATCCCGACCTTAAAGCCTTTTCTGTTAAACAATACACATTGGAAATGGAATGGATTTCTTCACGAATTATTGATGTTTTCGGTGAAGAAGCTGCACCTTACGCTTTAGAAAATGCTGCTTTTATTCATGGGTATGTGCAACAATTGATTCATTTATGGCGACTTTCTTCTTCGGAAGAATTGCCTGCTGAAAAGCTGTCTGCTTTTGTCATTCGTCGTTTACAAGCAAGTGTTGCTCTTCAAATCGCTGCAAAAGATAGCTTTCTCAAGAATGTAAAATTGCCGGCTCCAACATCAGCTGATGCTGTCAGTATCGAAGAGCTTTCTCCTCTGCTTAAAACTTATACTGAAAAGCTAAAGCGTTATCCAGGCACACAACAACTGGTTTATTTTTTATCAACAGAAATCGTCGCAGATCACCCAAGAAAATCATTAATTGAAAGTGTCTTGACTACGTTAGCAAATGATAAAATGATTGAATCTGAATTGTCCGTACTAGTTGAACAATTGTGGAAGCATGTAGTTATTATGAAATAA
- a CDS encoding MDR family MFS transporter, with amino-acid sequence MTEQKKTPYGIIAILFTGAFVAIFNQTLLNIALPEIMIDLNIDASTAQWLVTGYMLINGILIPASAFFIQRYSNRSIFIVAMSLFAVGTLFAAIAPVFSVLLIGRMIQASGAALMMPLLMNVMLAAFPVEKRGSAMGVFGLVMVVAPAIGPTLSGFIVEHYSWRVLFWIVLPIALIPLLLGIFKLKNLTFQDRNISLDKASLVLSSLGFGGVLYGFSSAGTLGWSSSTVIVTITVGVVSLIVFGLRQLKLDEPLLEIRIYKYPMFALSSAISIALSMSMFSAMILMPIYVQTIKGISPVDSGLLMLPGALIMGFMSPVTGRLFDRFGAKVLAIPGLTIVVVTTYMFSQLSLDTSYFNIMMIYTLRMFGISMVMMPVMTNGLNTLPIKAYPHGTAINNTLQQVAGAVGSAFLITIMNTRTSATAKDLAANGIAPEDITNLAMLDGINFSFFVSTFIALVSLVLALFIKKPVRPVTEAEKEIVYRRKEVTE; translated from the coding sequence ATGACAGAACAGAAAAAAACCCCTTATGGCATTATCGCTATTTTATTTACAGGAGCATTCGTAGCGATTTTTAATCAGACCTTATTAAACATTGCGCTTCCTGAAATTATGATTGATTTAAATATTGATGCCTCCACGGCACAATGGCTTGTTACCGGCTATATGTTGATCAACGGAATCTTGATCCCGGCCAGTGCCTTTTTTATCCAACGGTATTCCAACCGTTCGATTTTTATCGTTGCGATGTCATTATTTGCAGTCGGTACGTTATTCGCTGCAATTGCGCCAGTATTTAGCGTATTGTTAATAGGCAGAATGATTCAAGCATCTGGTGCAGCATTGATGATGCCATTATTAATGAACGTCATGCTTGCTGCGTTTCCCGTTGAAAAACGAGGATCTGCCATGGGTGTATTCGGATTAGTTATGGTGGTTGCTCCAGCAATTGGTCCAACACTTTCTGGATTTATCGTTGAACATTATTCGTGGCGTGTACTTTTCTGGATTGTTTTACCGATTGCATTGATTCCACTCTTGTTAGGTATTTTCAAACTGAAAAACTTAACTTTCCAAGACAGAAATATTTCGCTTGATAAAGCTTCGCTTGTTCTTTCTAGTTTAGGATTTGGCGGTGTATTATATGGCTTTAGTTCAGCAGGAACTTTAGGTTGGAGTAGTTCAACAGTAATTGTTACGATCACTGTTGGTGTGGTATCCCTTATTGTATTCGGTCTTCGTCAGTTAAAATTAGACGAACCTTTATTAGAAATTCGAATTTATAAATACCCAATGTTCGCTTTGTCTTCTGCAATTTCGATCGCATTGTCCATGTCTATGTTCTCGGCTATGATTTTAATGCCGATTTATGTTCAGACTATTAAAGGGATATCACCAGTTGACTCTGGACTACTTATGTTACCCGGAGCATTGATCATGGGCTTTATGTCTCCCGTTACAGGTCGATTATTTGATCGATTCGGTGCAAAAGTATTAGCAATTCCTGGACTCACAATTGTTGTGGTAACAACTTATATGTTTAGCCAATTAAGCCTAGATACTAGTTACTTTAATATTATGATGATTTATACATTACGGATGTTCGGAATTTCAATGGTTATGATGCCGGTTATGACAAATGGTTTAAATACATTGCCGATTAAAGCTTATCCACATGGAACAGCAATTAATAACACATTACAACAAGTAGCAGGGGCTGTTGGGTCTGCGTTTTTAATAACCATTATGAACACACGAACATCAGCAACAGCAAAAGACTTAGCAGCAAACGGAATAGCACCGGAAGATATTACAAACTTAGCGATGCTCGATGGCATTAACTTTTCGTTTTTCGTTTCAACATTTATTGCGCTTGTGTCTTTAGTTCTTGCATTATTTATAAAAAAACCAGTTAGACCGGTAACTGAAGCAGAAAAAGAAATCGTTTATAGACGAAAAGAAGTAACCGAATAA
- a CDS encoding DEAD/DEAH box helicase, with the protein MTFIKELSPIWQEKWGNAGFEAAMPIQDQMIPEMLAGNDIVAESPTGSGKTLAYVLPILERVNPEKPAIQAMIVAPSQELSMQIVNVLREWTEGTAVTVTQLIGGANMQRQLEKLKKKPTIVVGTPGRLNELVKSKKLKMHEIRMMVLDEGDQLMAREHRNIMKDLIEKTQNDRQLVLVSATITEEIELVAERLMQHPTRLKVTAEDLPMFGKVTHSFIKVDERDKTEALRSISHIPGMKALAFVNNIDQLLMKENKLKFRDAKIVTLHSEMKKDERKKALDAFRKGEVAVLIATEVAARGLDIDSVTHVVHVDVPQTIEQYLHRSGRTGRAGADGEVLTLLAYADERHYKKFTKELPSKPVQKIIHGGKLIEGSSKTIAAKGNKR; encoded by the coding sequence ATGACTTTTATAAAAGAACTAAGTCCGATATGGCAAGAGAAATGGGGAAATGCTGGATTTGAAGCGGCAATGCCGATTCAAGATCAGATGATTCCGGAAATGTTAGCAGGCAACGATATTGTAGCAGAATCTCCAACAGGTTCGGGTAAAACCTTGGCATATGTATTGCCAATTCTTGAACGTGTTAATCCAGAAAAACCCGCGATTCAAGCCATGATCGTAGCACCATCACAAGAATTATCGATGCAAATTGTTAATGTCTTACGTGAATGGACAGAAGGAACGGCTGTTACTGTTACACAATTGATTGGCGGAGCAAACATGCAACGTCAATTAGAAAAGCTAAAGAAAAAGCCAACAATTGTCGTTGGTACACCAGGCCGCCTAAACGAACTGGTAAAATCTAAAAAACTAAAAATGCACGAAATTCGCATGATGGTATTGGATGAAGGCGACCAGTTAATGGCGCGTGAGCACCGTAACATTATGAAAGACTTGATCGAAAAAACACAAAACGACCGTCAATTGGTTTTAGTTTCAGCAACAATTACAGAAGAAATCGAACTCGTTGCAGAGCGATTAATGCAACATCCGACACGTCTTAAAGTAACGGCTGAAGATTTGCCGATGTTTGGTAAAGTGACGCACTCGTTTATTAAAGTAGACGAGCGTGACAAGACAGAAGCATTGCGTAGCATTTCACATATTCCTGGCATGAAAGCTTTGGCGTTTGTAAACAACATAGACCAATTGCTGATGAAAGAAAACAAATTAAAATTCCGTGACGCAAAAATTGTCACTTTGCATTCCGAAATGAAAAAAGACGAACGTAAAAAAGCATTAGATGCTTTCCGTAAAGGAGAAGTAGCGGTATTAATCGCAACCGAAGTAGCAGCTCGTGGATTAGATATTGACTCAGTTACACATGTTGTCCATGTAGATGTTCCGCAAACAATTGAGCAATATTTGCATCGTTCAGGCAGAACAGGAAGAGCAGGAGCAGACGGTGAAGTGTTGACTTTATTAGCCTATGCTGATGAACGTCATTACAAAAAATTCACGAAAGAATTGCCATCTAAACCTGTTCAAAAAATAATTCATGGTGGAAAATTAATCGAAGGCTCGAGCAAAACGATTGCTGCAAAGGGGAATAAACGATGA
- a CDS encoding aminopeptidase — translation MNFQEKLDQYAELTVYVGLNVQKGQFVVINTTTDTLEFTRLVVKKAYEAGAKRVQVNYEDPVLTRTHFELAPEDAFKDFPQWSVVQRDEVINTGGSFLWIDAEDPDLLTGIPAKRLADWQKTAGKALERYRQAVGTDKIAWSIVAIPSPKWAQKVFPGLPADQQMEALWQAIFKTVRIGEGNAVEAWKNHIAFLEKRAAQLNDKRFVKLQYSAPGTDLTIELPDKHIWMTGASKTPQGNPFIANMPTEEVYTVPLKHGVDGTVRNTKPLVYQGNVIDNFTLTFEKGKIVNAHAETGQELLNEMISADEGAAYLGEVALVPHHSPISDSNILFYNTLFDENASNHLAIGDSYPTCYEGAHDLERNQLAAIGLNTSIVHEDFMIGSSSMDIDGVKADGSKEPIFRNGNWAF, via the coding sequence ATGAATTTTCAAGAAAAGCTTGATCAATATGCTGAGCTAACAGTTTATGTAGGATTAAATGTTCAAAAAGGACAGTTTGTTGTCATAAATACAACGACAGATACACTCGAATTCACACGACTTGTTGTCAAAAAAGCATACGAAGCGGGTGCAAAGCGTGTTCAAGTAAACTACGAAGATCCAGTTCTGACGCGCACACATTTTGAATTAGCACCAGAAGATGCTTTTAAAGATTTTCCACAATGGTCTGTTGTTCAACGAGATGAAGTTATTAACACAGGTGGTTCATTCCTATGGATTGACGCAGAAGATCCAGATTTACTAACCGGGATTCCTGCGAAGCGTTTAGCTGACTGGCAAAAAACTGCTGGAAAAGCATTAGAACGTTATCGTCAAGCGGTGGGGACAGATAAAATAGCTTGGTCGATTGTAGCAATTCCATCACCAAAATGGGCACAAAAAGTATTCCCAGGATTACCTGCAGATCAACAAATGGAAGCTTTATGGCAGGCGATTTTTAAAACTGTAAGAATTGGTGAAGGCAATGCCGTGGAAGCATGGAAAAATCATATTGCGTTCTTGGAAAAACGTGCTGCTCAATTAAATGATAAGCGTTTTGTGAAATTACAATATAGTGCTCCTGGAACGGATTTAACGATTGAACTTCCAGACAAGCATATTTGGATGACAGGTGCGTCAAAAACACCTCAAGGCAATCCATTTATCGCAAATATGCCAACAGAAGAAGTTTATACTGTGCCTTTAAAACATGGTGTAGATGGGACTGTTCGTAACACCAAGCCTTTAGTCTATCAAGGCAATGTTATTGATAACTTTACGCTGACTTTTGAAAAAGGGAAAATAGTTAATGCACATGCAGAAACGGGACAAGAACTTCTTAACGAAATGATTAGTGCAGATGAAGGAGCGGCGTATTTAGGCGAAGTGGCATTAGTGCCGCATCATTCACCGATTTCCGATTCAAATATATTATTTTACAATACGTTATTTGATGAAAATGCCTCGAATCATTTAGCAATTGGCGACTCTTACCCAACCTGTTATGAAGGTGCTCATGATTTAGAGCGCAATCAATTAGCGGCAATTGGATTAAATACGTCAATTGTTCATGAAGACTTTATGATCGGCAGTAGCAGCATGGATATAGATGGCGTTAAGGCAGACGGTTCAAAAGAGCCTATTTTCCGAAACGGAAACTGGGCATTCTAA
- a CDS encoding SGNH/GDSL hydrolase family protein: MKKYWISALTGLLLLSGTVQAKAMINAPINYVAIGDSLAAGQTPTREIDSGYTDLISQELMRNQSVAFYSKNLAFPGFTTTDVLASIKTDESAKMLATANLITISAGANDLLRLVQNDPTQGSLSFQQRQVDFALNEARKNMESILTELSEQSPNAAVYVMGYYFAYPHVRETQKNGTGKQLDRLNEILKQTAEKAGAVFVSVDESFGDDAESKIPNPADVHPNLIGYQTMANAFFNEYQEAWSVEDFELPPPNPLSFEEIMEAEDQESPESQESRDAEKTAQRPSDRSENNYLALREMLPYS; encoded by the coding sequence ATGAAGAAGTATTGGATTTCAGCTTTAACTGGATTGCTTCTTCTTAGCGGAACAGTTCAGGCAAAAGCTATGATAAATGCTCCTATAAATTACGTGGCAATCGGCGATTCTTTAGCAGCCGGACAAACGCCCACGCGAGAAATAGACAGTGGTTACACAGATTTAATCTCGCAAGAACTTATGCGTAATCAGTCGGTTGCATTCTATTCCAAGAATCTTGCATTTCCAGGTTTCACAACAACTGATGTGCTAGCCAGCATCAAAACAGATGAGTCAGCGAAAATGTTAGCAACTGCAAATCTTATTACCATATCAGCAGGCGCAAATGACTTATTGCGCTTAGTACAAAATGATCCGACGCAAGGGTCTTTGTCTTTCCAGCAACGTCAAGTAGATTTTGCTCTTAATGAGGCACGAAAGAATATGGAATCTATCTTAACAGAGCTTTCAGAGCAATCGCCAAATGCCGCTGTTTATGTAATGGGATATTATTTTGCTTATCCACATGTCCGTGAGACGCAGAAAAATGGAACGGGCAAGCAACTGGATCGACTAAATGAAATCTTAAAGCAAACAGCTGAAAAAGCAGGAGCTGTTTTTGTTTCGGTAGATGAATCTTTCGGTGATGATGCTGAAAGCAAAATCCCGAACCCTGCTGATGTTCATCCGAATCTAATTGGTTATCAGACGATGGCAAATGCATTCTTCAACGAATACCAAGAGGCATGGAGCGTAGAGGATTTTGAGTTACCACCGCCAAATCCATTGTCTTTTGAAGAAATTATGGAAGCAGAAGACCAAGAAAGTCCAGAGAGTCAAGAGAGTCGTGATGCTGAAAAAACAGCACAAAGGCCATCAGATCGAAGTGAAAATAATTATTTGGCATTGAGAGAAATGTTGCCTTATAGTTAA